From one Coxiella-like endosymbiont genomic stretch:
- a CDS encoding peptide MFS transporter — MTEKHPKGLYLLFFTELWERFGFYTVTTILILYLVQSLHFTDQHADLLYGAFSALLYLTPPLGGFIADRYIGFQKTILWGSCLFILGYLLTALPSQQGFFIGLALLVVANGLFKPNVSSILGTLYGRDDPRRDGGFTLFYMGINVGSLIPPIFIGAVVHYYGWHVGFLFAALGMVIGMITFFIGHKRLGNRGALPTQSPLNSFSTKIKFNTVLCLGIIASVALIQLCFDFPALTNTIVVIGTFLIFLAVVYLLLKEKRAQRNKMTASLILIAISIGFWALYNQTFSSLMLFADRNMDTHLFGFKINAEFTQFFNPFFIIALSPLLSRLWISLDKKKINPSIPTKFALGVLFVALGFLLLAFGTQFFGTNGLTSPWWLISSYFLQTIGELFLSPVGLAMITVLSPPRLVGLMMGIWFLSQSAAFAIAGSLATLASVPAQLSPICSLSIYSHAFLVYGTITSILTMVSFVLIPLLKRLIRTSEESITQGSSRH; from the coding sequence ATGACAGAAAAACATCCGAAAGGCCTCTATCTTTTATTCTTTACCGAGTTATGGGAACGATTTGGCTTCTATACAGTAACCACTATCCTCATTCTTTATTTAGTACAATCCTTGCATTTTACAGATCAACACGCTGACTTATTGTATGGTGCTTTCAGCGCTCTTTTATATTTGACGCCCCCATTAGGGGGTTTTATTGCAGACCGTTATATTGGTTTCCAAAAAACCATTTTATGGGGCAGCTGCTTATTTATACTCGGCTATCTGCTCACAGCACTCCCAAGCCAGCAGGGTTTTTTTATTGGATTAGCTCTACTGGTTGTGGCTAATGGTCTTTTTAAACCCAATGTATCCAGTATTCTGGGAACCCTTTATGGAAGGGATGATCCCCGTCGAGATGGGGGTTTCACTCTCTTTTACATGGGAATTAATGTAGGTTCACTTATTCCTCCTATTTTCATCGGTGCGGTAGTTCATTATTACGGCTGGCATGTCGGTTTTCTATTCGCTGCATTGGGCATGGTTATTGGCATGATTACCTTCTTCATTGGACATAAACGTTTAGGTAATCGCGGCGCTCTTCCTACGCAAAGCCCTCTTAACAGCTTCTCAACTAAAATCAAATTTAACACCGTATTATGTTTAGGGATTATAGCGAGTGTTGCTCTTATTCAACTTTGTTTTGATTTTCCAGCTTTAACTAACACGATTGTAGTTATTGGTACTTTTTTAATCTTCCTTGCCGTAGTTTATCTCCTTCTCAAAGAGAAACGTGCACAACGAAATAAAATGACGGCAAGCCTTATTTTAATTGCCATTTCTATTGGCTTTTGGGCTCTCTACAATCAAACCTTTTCTTCTTTAATGTTATTCGCCGATCGTAATATGGATACCCACTTGTTTGGCTTTAAAATTAATGCAGAATTTACCCAATTTTTTAATCCATTTTTTATAATTGCTTTGAGTCCACTCTTAAGTCGCTTATGGATTAGTCTTGACAAGAAAAAAATTAACCCTTCGATACCTACTAAGTTTGCATTAGGCGTTTTATTCGTTGCTTTAGGGTTTTTATTGCTAGCTTTTGGTACGCAATTTTTTGGTACTAATGGGCTTACTTCTCCCTGGTGGCTTATTTCAAGTTATTTTTTACAAACTATCGGGGAATTATTTTTATCGCCTGTGGGGCTTGCTATGATCACTGTTCTATCACCCCCACGCTTAGTAGGGTTGATGATGGGAATATGGTTCCTCTCCCAATCAGCCGCTTTCGCCATTGCAGGAAGTTTGGCCACTTTAGCCTCGGTGCCTGCTCAACTTTCCCCGATCTGCTCGTTGTCGATATACTCCCACGCCTTTTTGGTATATGGCACAATTACTTCCATACTTACTATGGTTAGCTTTGTGTTAATTCCACTATTAAAACGATTGATTCGAACATCGGAAGAATCAATTACTCAGGGAAGTAGTCGACACTGA
- a CDS encoding tyrosine/phenylalanine carboxypeptidase domain-containing protein — protein sequence MHVKVSDDIIADASAGTADTTKLRKDLKFRERVLQLYEVHEWWVHLGITLNGFE from the coding sequence ATTCATGTTAAAGTCAGCGACGATATTATCGCTGATGCTTCTGCTGGCACTGCTGATACAACTAAATTACGTAAGGATCTAAAATTTAGAGAACGCGTTCTGCAACTTTACGAGGTTCACGAATGGTGGGTACATTTGGGTATAACTCTGAATGGATTTGAATAA
- a CDS encoding tyrosine/phenylalanine carboxypeptidase domain-containing protein, which produces MQSVDPSRLSLLFVGKTDLQSIHLLSKIAEEGLLNFPKYIPYQFKDLFKDLSALSTWSDYSLFLNQLNTEKLDRDFKDIL; this is translated from the coding sequence ATTCAGAGCGTCGATCCATCACGACTTTCGCTTTTATTTGTAGGAAAAACAGATTTACAAAGCATTCATTTATTGAGCAAGATAGCAGAAGAAGGATTATTAAACTTTCCTAAATACATTCCCTATCAATTTAAAGATTTATTTAAAGATTTATCAGCATTAAGTACATGGTCAGATTATTCGCTGTTTTTAAATCAATTAAATACTGAAAAATTAGATAGAGATTTTAAGGATATTTTGTAA
- the rluB gene encoding 23S rRNA pseudouridine(2605) synthase RluB — protein sequence MTERIQKVLARAGYGSRRKIEKLIEAGRIQINNRTAKLGDRLSPDDVVYIDGKLYQISSAEKVRILLYHKPLGEVCTRKDPEGRPTVFEALQRLFSGCWINVGRLDISTSGLLLFTNDGDFANRLMHPSSKIEREYAVRIIGKVDADTIKRLTHGVKLEDGKARFEDIVDAGGNGKNHWFHVVVVEGRNRLVHRLWESQGVKVSHLIRVRLGSLVLPKSLRRGEWKELEPSEIAALQNILKISI from the coding sequence ATGACGGAACGTATCCAAAAAGTTTTAGCCCGAGCGGGCTACGGTTCACGACGTAAAATCGAAAAACTTATTGAAGCAGGACGCATTCAAATTAATAATCGCACTGCAAAATTGGGCGATCGACTCTCCCCAGATGATGTTGTTTATATTGATGGTAAGCTATATCAAATAAGTTCTGCTGAGAAAGTGCGAATTTTACTTTATCACAAGCCGTTGGGGGAAGTATGTACCCGCAAAGATCCCGAGGGTCGACCCACAGTGTTTGAGGCATTACAGCGACTGTTCAGCGGATGCTGGATCAATGTTGGGCGCCTAGATATAAGTACTTCGGGACTATTGCTTTTTACCAATGATGGCGACTTCGCAAACCGTTTGATGCATCCTTCATCTAAGATTGAGCGTGAATATGCCGTACGGATTATTGGTAAGGTTGATGCTGATACAATAAAACGCTTGACCCATGGAGTGAAATTAGAAGATGGAAAAGCGCGTTTTGAAGATATTGTGGATGCAGGCGGGAATGGAAAGAACCATTGGTTCCATGTGGTTGTGGTAGAGGGACGCAACCGATTGGTACACCGATTATGGGAATCCCAAGGAGTTAAAGTCAGTCACCTTATCCGCGTTCGTTTAGGTTCGCTTGTATTACCTAAATCTTTACGCCGGGGTGAATGGAAGGAGTTAGAACCTTCTGAAATTGCAGCCTTACAAAATATCCTTAAAATCTCTATCTAA
- a CDS encoding L-threonylcarbamoyladenylate synthase, producing the protein MSTIRIHPDNPQSRLIRQAVATLEEGGVIIYPTNSGYGLGCGLRNKFGAEQVRRLGQLNKAHLFTLICRDLSEIANYARIDNPTFRFLKAHTPGSYTFILLATREIPRQMLHSKRKTIGIRLPGHPIVQALLQSFQKPLMNVTLTSSQGWPLPNVVELEEKLVDQVNLIIDGGLTSIDPSTVVDLTGEIPKVLCEGKGVTRVKFNFYDS; encoded by the coding sequence ATGTCGACAATCCGAATACATCCTGACAATCCACAGTCTCGCTTAATTAGACAGGCGGTAGCCACTCTCGAGGAAGGTGGAGTGATTATTTATCCCACTAATTCGGGTTATGGATTGGGGTGTGGCTTGAGGAATAAATTCGGAGCGGAGCAAGTACGTCGTTTAGGACAGCTGAATAAAGCTCATCTTTTTACTTTAATTTGCCGCGATCTTTCTGAGATTGCCAATTATGCTCGCATCGATAACCCTACTTTCCGATTTTTAAAAGCTCATACGCCAGGTTCTTATACCTTTATTCTACTAGCTACGCGAGAAATACCGCGTCAGATGTTACATTCCAAACGAAAAACAATCGGTATCCGACTGCCAGGACATCCCATTGTCCAGGCTTTATTGCAGTCTTTTCAAAAACCTTTAATGAATGTCACGCTTACTTCTTCCCAAGGCTGGCCATTGCCCAACGTAGTAGAATTAGAAGAAAAATTAGTCGATCAGGTGAATTTGATCATTGACGGAGGATTAACCAGTATAGATCCTTCCACTGTAGTAGATCTTACTGGGGAGATACCGAAGGTGCTTTGCGAAGGCAAAGGAGTGACACGAGTGAAATTTAATTTCTATGACAGCTGA
- a CDS encoding YciI family protein, producing the protein MLNEDNENPVLGGIKGSLIVAEFANLSAAKEWAAVDPYVTANVYARVIVYHFKKIMP; encoded by the coding sequence CTGCTTAATGAAGATAATGAAAATCCTGTTTTGGGTGGAATTAAAGGTTCTTTGATTGTCGCGGAATTTGCCAACCTTAGTGCAGCGAAGGAATGGGCCGCAGTGGATCCTTATGTTACCGCAAATGTTTATGCTCGAGTAATCGTCTACCATTTTAAAAAAATTATGCCATAA
- a CDS encoding BolA family protein produces MSLQEDRIAHIQERLMKIFHPEKLTIRDESHYHVGHVGAKEGKGHFTISIVAKAFKNKNSVECHRMIYEALNDLMKTDIHALRIQIKASWCTSSEPVTRQQFVSSK; encoded by the coding sequence ATGTCTCTTCAAGAAGATCGCATTGCTCACATTCAAGAACGGCTTATGAAGATTTTTCATCCAGAAAAATTAACCATACGCGACGAAAGTCATTATCACGTGGGTCATGTCGGTGCTAAAGAAGGTAAAGGACATTTCACTATTTCTATCGTAGCGAAAGCTTTTAAAAATAAAAATTCCGTCGAATGTCATCGAATGATTTATGAAGCCTTGAATGATTTAATGAAAACGGATATTCACGCTTTGCGAATTCAAATAAAAGCATCTTGGTGTACGAGCTCAGAACCAGTAACGCGCCAACAATTTGTATCTTCTAAATAA
- the rpmE gene encoding 50S ribosomal protein L31, whose amino-acid sequence MHPNYQEVKVTCSCGNTFSIGSTLERDLHLEICSECHPFYTGQQKIIDTAGRVERFRKKYAKRKVANTEKAKK is encoded by the coding sequence ATTCATCCGAACTATCAAGAAGTTAAAGTTACCTGCAGTTGCGGGAATACCTTTTCTATAGGCTCGACTTTGGAGCGAGATCTTCATCTGGAAATCTGCTCTGAATGCCACCCCTTTTATACCGGACAACAGAAAATTATTGATACAGCGGGTCGCGTCGAACGGTTCCGTAAGAAATACGCTAAACGTAAAGTAGCCAATACCGAAAAGGCAAAAAAATAA
- a CDS encoding tRNA-dihydrouridine synthase, producing MCGPCLLREANLVADCVSAMQTASPHRFPVSIKTRIEIDDCDDYSHLHNFVKTVASAGSRIFIIHA from the coding sequence GTGTGTGGGCCGTGCTTATTAAGAGAAGCTAATTTAGTAGCAGATTGTGTATCTGCTATGCAAACAGCAAGCCCCCACAGATTTCCCGTCTCAATTAAAACTCGAATAGAGATAGATGATTGTGACGATTATTCGCACTTACATAATTTTGTAAAAACCGTGGCGAGCGCTGGTTCTCGTATTTTTATTATCCACGCATAA
- a CDS encoding CvpA family protein: protein MNFNIFSHFNWVDFTIIGIIVFSIIISFFRGFVREAILLVIWIGAIVIVFKFSEPVQIHLRPWINSDSLRYAAAFGILLLAVFIFGIFINLIVHALVKKTGLTITDRLLGIFFGAARGFLIVAVFLMFVSVGNIKDGTAVGQSQLASKFEPIVTWLNQFLPCQLKNIFQWLVEPPQTEINRGDM from the coding sequence ATGAATTTTAATATTTTTTCACATTTTAATTGGGTCGATTTCACAATTATTGGAATTATTGTTTTCTCGATTATTATTAGTTTTTTTCGTGGTTTCGTACGAGAAGCTATTTTATTGGTAATATGGATTGGAGCCATCGTTATTGTTTTTAAATTTTCAGAACCTGTTCAAATTCATTTGCGCCCGTGGATTAATTCGGATTCTCTTCGGTATGCGGCCGCTTTTGGGATTTTACTTTTAGCTGTTTTTATTTTTGGAATTTTTATTAATTTGATTGTACATGCGCTCGTAAAAAAAACAGGACTTACTATTACCGATCGCTTGTTGGGTATTTTTTTTGGAGCAGCACGTGGTTTTCTTATCGTTGCTGTTTTTCTCATGTTTGTTAGTGTGGGTAATATCAAGGACGGAACGGCGGTTGGCCAATCGCAATTAGCGTCTAAATTTGAACCGATAGTAACTTGGCTAAATCAGTTTTTACCTTGTCAGCTTAAAAATATTTTTCAATGGTTGGTAGAACCACCTCAAACCGAAATTAATAGAGGTGATATGTAA
- a CDS encoding SPOR domain-containing protein produces MEIKIKQRLIGAVVILAVGTIFLPLLFHNPYPTTSLSMVTTVPKAPDKLEMQLQLSESTMLQEKAISKAIPIPSKSIATESKEKTIPSTSQSAKVPFSTVSSESPRKSKAFTISKTKVLSTQHHEFNVAKKASEIKEKVAIKKLRSSDNLLLSRTPKAWVIQVASFVNQDNAKRLLKQLQASGFDAYTRQSNEGKEVSRIFVGPLIDYAKIIELQKELKQKLHLKGVIKQYQMVYR; encoded by the coding sequence ATGGAAATTAAAATTAAACAACGATTAATTGGAGCGGTAGTTATTCTTGCTGTAGGAACAATTTTTTTGCCGTTGTTATTTCATAACCCCTATCCAACCACCAGTTTATCAATGGTGACGACAGTTCCGAAAGCACCAGATAAACTTGAAATGCAATTGCAATTGTCAGAGTCTACAATGCTACAAGAGAAGGCAATTTCAAAGGCAATTCCTATTCCTTCCAAGTCAATTGCCACAGAATCAAAAGAAAAGACTATCCCCTCGACTTCACAATCAGCCAAGGTACCGTTCTCTACGGTTTCGTCAGAATCCCCTAGAAAATCTAAAGCCTTTACCATCTCAAAAACTAAAGTTTTATCTACTCAACACCATGAATTTAATGTTGCTAAAAAAGCTTCAGAAATTAAGGAAAAAGTAGCCATAAAAAAACTTCGTTCGTCGGATAATTTATTGTTATCCAGGACTCCTAAGGCTTGGGTAATTCAAGTGGCCAGTTTTGTAAATCAAGACAATGCAAAACGATTGCTTAAACAATTGCAAGCGAGCGGATTTGATGCTTATACTCGTCAGAGTAACGAAGGAAAAGAAGTCAGCCGTATTTTTGTAGGTCCTCTAATTGATTACGCTAAAATTATTGAACTCCAGAAAGAGTTAAAACAAAAATTGCATTTAAAGGGTGTTATTAAACAATATCAAATGGTTTATAGATAA
- the folC gene encoding bifunctional tetrahydrofolate synthase/dihydrofolate synthase, with the protein MTTPRDMNDWLDYINTLHFREIDLGLSRVIHVAKKLGLTTFSCPVITVAGTNGKGSVIKSIESIYLAAGYQVAAYTSPHLLCFNERLRFNGEPMLDRDFIEAFTFIEENRDQEPLSFFEFTTLACFYICKKLTLDILLLEVGFGGRLDAVNIVDPDITVITTIDIDHTDWLGSDRESIGWEKAGIFRTHRPVICGDPHPPKSLLEVAQLLQAPVFQFMKDFSIIEYEKTWKWQGPKINYDALPLPQLKIQNVATSLMVITRLQNRLPVKKLAIVAGIQKATLPGRFERVEKPVSVIFDVAHNPQSAHYLAEQLCCSPHLGRTFAVAGMLKDKNISGTFSPLLSCIDRWYVGDLSGIRGALGKKLAETLKTEGVENCYNFTSINEAFEKAIAQCKEQDSIVVFGSFYTVAIAKQFLSRVQNHGN; encoded by the coding sequence ATGACAACTCCGCGAGATATGAACGATTGGCTGGATTATATTAATACACTTCATTTTCGTGAAATTGATTTAGGTTTATCGCGGGTTATCCATGTGGCAAAAAAATTAGGGTTGACTACTTTTTCATGCCCCGTCATCACTGTAGCAGGAACAAATGGCAAAGGGTCTGTAATTAAATCCATTGAAAGTATTTATCTTGCTGCTGGCTATCAAGTAGCCGCTTATACCTCACCCCATTTATTATGTTTTAATGAACGTTTGCGTTTTAATGGCGAACCAATGCTTGATAGGGATTTTATTGAAGCTTTTACGTTTATTGAAGAAAATCGTGATCAGGAACCTCTTAGCTTTTTTGAATTCACCACTTTAGCCTGCTTTTATATTTGTAAAAAATTAACCTTGGATATTCTCTTATTAGAAGTAGGATTTGGGGGACGGTTAGATGCTGTCAATATCGTTGATCCAGACATCACGGTAATTACCACAATTGATATAGATCACACAGATTGGTTAGGAAGTGATCGAGAGTCTATTGGATGGGAAAAAGCAGGAATTTTTCGGACACACCGCCCGGTGATTTGTGGTGACCCTCACCCGCCGAAGAGCCTTCTTGAAGTGGCTCAACTCTTGCAAGCCCCCGTTTTCCAGTTTATGAAAGACTTCTCAATAATCGAATATGAAAAAACGTGGAAGTGGCAAGGACCTAAAATTAATTACGATGCTTTACCCTTACCTCAATTAAAAATTCAAAATGTAGCCACCAGCTTGATGGTAATAACTCGCTTACAAAATCGCCTGCCTGTAAAGAAATTGGCTATTGTAGCTGGTATTCAAAAAGCTACTCTACCTGGTCGTTTTGAGAGAGTGGAAAAGCCCGTTTCTGTTATTTTTGATGTGGCACATAATCCGCAATCGGCCCATTATTTAGCAGAACAGCTTTGTTGTTCCCCTCATTTAGGGAGAACGTTTGCAGTGGCGGGAATGTTAAAAGATAAAAATATTTCAGGCACTTTCTCTCCCCTGCTTTCCTGTATTGATCGTTGGTATGTAGGTGACCTATCAGGAATACGCGGTGCTTTAGGTAAAAAATTGGCGGAAACTTTGAAGACAGAAGGTGTTGAAAATTGTTATAATTTTACTTCGATTAACGAAGCGTTTGAAAAAGCAATTGCGCAGTGTAAAGAGCAGGATAGCATCGTAGTTTTTGGTTCGTTTTATACAGTGGCTATAGCTAAACAATTTCTTTCCCGAGTCCAGAATCATGGAAATTAA
- the truA gene encoding tRNA pseudouridine(38-40) synthase TruA, producing the protein MARIALGIRYDGSAYHGWQIQEELRTVQGEVEKALSAVANHPVSLVCAGRTDTGVHASGQVAHFDTTSYRSEHAWVFGANSKLSPDISILWAKEVDENFHARFSAQARRYHYVIYNHEIRPGILRKAVGWHYRPLDENRMRKAVQCFIGEHDFRSFQGAGCQSQTSVRTIFQIEIFRIRRMVVIEVQGNAFLLHMVRNIVGVLVAIGSGEKTQEWAEVVLKAKDRRQGGITVSPNGLYLVEVIYPREFSLPQIPLGPFLP; encoded by the coding sequence ATGGCTCGTATTGCTTTAGGCATCCGTTATGATGGATCTGCCTATCACGGCTGGCAAATTCAAGAAGAGCTTAGAACGGTCCAAGGAGAAGTGGAAAAAGCGTTATCGGCAGTAGCTAATCATCCTGTTTCTTTGGTTTGTGCGGGTCGAACTGACACTGGAGTACATGCGAGTGGACAAGTGGCGCATTTTGATACCACTTCTTATCGCAGTGAACACGCTTGGGTTTTTGGTGCTAATAGTAAACTTTCTCCTGACATTAGTATCTTATGGGCTAAGGAAGTAGATGAGAATTTTCATGCTCGATTTTCTGCTCAAGCGAGACGATACCACTATGTAATTTATAATCATGAAATTCGGCCCGGCATTCTACGCAAGGCGGTAGGTTGGCATTACCGGCCTTTGGATGAAAACCGAATGAGAAAGGCTGTGCAATGTTTCATAGGTGAGCACGATTTTCGGTCTTTCCAAGGAGCTGGCTGCCAATCACAAACTTCGGTGCGCACTATCTTTCAGATTGAAATTTTTCGAATTCGGCGTATGGTAGTTATCGAGGTGCAAGGCAATGCTTTTTTGCTGCATATGGTGCGCAATATTGTAGGAGTATTGGTTGCTATTGGCAGTGGAGAGAAAACCCAAGAATGGGCGGAAGTTGTCTTAAAAGCTAAAGATCGTCGTCAAGGAGGAATAACGGTGTCGCCGAATGGATTGTATTTGGTAGAAGTGATCTATCCTCGAGAATTTAGCTTACCTCAGATCCCGCTGGGGCCGTTTTTGCCTTAA
- a CDS encoding FimV/HubP family polar landmark protein, which produces MRKDNLSGESVGDTGEEYDYMSSLESIPAKINLARMYNAMEDQETARRVLKEVLQSGNKEQKKESRELLKELSLSGLRSWLVLL; this is translated from the coding sequence ATGAGAAAGGATAATCTCTCTGGTGAGAGCGTAGGAGATACAGGGGAGGAGTATGATTACATGAGTAGTTTGGAAAGCATTCCCGCCAAAATCAATTTGGCTCGAATGTATAATGCTATGGAGGATCAGGAGACAGCACGAAGGGTGTTAAAAGAGGTTCTTCAAAGTGGAAACAAAGAGCAGAAAAAGGAATCGAGAGAACTTTTGAAAGAGCTCTCCCTATCAGGACTTAGATCATGGCTCGTATTGCTTTAG
- a CDS encoding MBL fold metallo-hydrolase produces the protein MSWKLTGLILFLKRCYNQPMLFRQLFDTTSRTYTYLIASGTGREALLIDPVLEQVPLYIRLFEELKLKLVLTLETHTHTDHITAAGSLQDKFHSQIAMGETTQAEKEGEKIAISEIKLEALLTLPDIQMICIVIIINDGVFMMKYLPVIPYSFVG, from the coding sequence TTGTCTTGGAAGCTGACTGGTCTCATTCTCTTTCTTAAACGTTGTTATAATCAGCCTATGCTATTTCGTCAACTATTTGACACAACCTCTCGCACTTATACCTACTTAATTGCGAGTGGGACAGGCCGCGAAGCACTGCTGATCGATCCTGTACTAGAACAAGTCCCTTTGTACATCCGACTTTTTGAAGAATTAAAATTAAAATTAGTACTCACATTAGAAACGCATACTCATACCGACCACATAACAGCAGCCGGATCGCTCCAAGATAAATTTCATAGTCAAATTGCGATGGGTGAAACGACCCAAGCTGAAAAAGAAGGCGAAAAGATTGCTATCAGCGAAATAAAATTAGAGGCTCTCCTTACACTCCCGGACATACAAATGATTTGTATAGTTATCATTATAAATGATGGAGTATTTATGATGAAGTATTTACCGGTGATACCTTATTCATTCGTGGGATAG
- a CDS encoding thioredoxin domain-containing protein: MSPSKILNFEDLKYFNCAWFSNELLPIIKKKYIDKGIAKYSLITLAFLLGSILAGNVALYLYEQNENYFFPFYSIFINIS, translated from the coding sequence TTGTCGCCTTCGAAGATCTTAAACTTCGAAGATCTTAAATATTTTAATTGTGCTTGGTTTAGTAATGAACTCCTCCCCATCATTAAGAAAAAATACATCGACAAAGGGATTGCTAAATACAGTTTAATTACTCTCGCCTTTCTTCTCGGTTCTATTCTGGCAGGGAACGTCGCTTTATATCTCTATGAACAAAATGAAAATTATTTTTTCCCATTTTATTCTATCTTTATCAACATCAGCTGA
- the coaBC gene encoding bifunctional phosphopantothenoylcysteine decarboxylase/phosphopantothenate--cysteine ligase CoaBC — MLSNQKILLGITGAVAAYKSIELVRQLRKRGALVRVVMTSAAKAFIGPLAFQAVSGYPVASELFSSESASGMEHITLARWCDQILVAPASTDFIARLAYGHSDDLLTTLCLATKAPIAVAPSMNQQMWLNKITQANIKRLQKYGIEIFGPGIGSQACGDYGPGRLLEPEELIGCLEEPPVEKILMGKRVLITAGPTYEAIDPVRYLTNRSSGKMGYALAEAAAEMGAEVTLISGPTNLSLSKTINRIDVVTAQEMFKTVMQGISNYDIFIGAAAVSDYRSETESTTKIKKSKINLTLNLVRNPDIVSVAGGLSNKPFIVGFALETENHLENAKIKLQQKNLDMIVLNSEKAFERDENTVIVINRLGEIKYFSLNNKSFLAIDLMKLITANLIRLDQKNKQ, encoded by the coding sequence ATGTTAAGCAATCAAAAAATCCTTCTTGGTATCACAGGCGCTGTTGCTGCTTATAAAAGCATTGAATTAGTCCGTCAATTGAGGAAGCGTGGGGCGTTAGTTCGAGTCGTAATGACGTCGGCAGCCAAAGCTTTCATTGGGCCATTGGCTTTTCAGGCAGTGTCAGGGTACCCAGTGGCCAGTGAGTTATTTTCTTCAGAAAGCGCCTCCGGGATGGAGCATATTACTCTCGCTCGTTGGTGTGACCAAATCCTTGTAGCGCCCGCCAGCACAGATTTCATTGCACGTTTGGCCTATGGTCACTCGGATGATTTACTAACAACCCTCTGTTTAGCGACAAAGGCGCCTATCGCTGTGGCTCCTTCCATGAATCAACAAATGTGGCTCAATAAAATAACTCAAGCGAACATTAAACGGTTGCAAAAATATGGAATTGAAATATTTGGACCAGGAATTGGTTCTCAAGCGTGCGGAGATTATGGTCCGGGGCGATTGTTGGAGCCTGAAGAATTAATCGGTTGTTTGGAGGAGCCTCCTGTTGAAAAAATTCTGATGGGCAAGCGTGTGCTCATAACAGCAGGTCCCACGTACGAAGCCATCGATCCTGTGCGTTACCTCACCAATCGAAGTTCTGGAAAAATGGGTTATGCTTTAGCAGAGGCGGCTGCTGAGATGGGTGCCGAAGTTACTTTAATCAGTGGGCCAACTAACTTATCCCTTTCTAAAACAATTAATCGTATTGACGTCGTTACTGCGCAAGAAATGTTTAAAACGGTGATGCAGGGAATTTCAAATTATGATATATTTATCGGTGCGGCAGCCGTAAGCGATTATCGTTCCGAAACAGAATCAACTACAAAGATAAAAAAATCTAAAATTAATTTAACTCTTAATTTAGTTAGAAATCCCGACATTGTATCAGTAGCAGGCGGATTATCTAACAAACCTTTCATAGTGGGTTTTGCCTTGGAAACCGAAAATCACTTGGAAAATGCAAAAATAAAATTACAACAGAAAAATTTGGATATGATTGTACTTAATTCGGAAAAGGCATTCGAACGTGATGAAAATACCGTCATTGTGATTAATCGTTTAGGGGAAATAAAATATTTTTCTTTAAATAACAAATCTTTTTTGGCAATCGATTTGATGAAATTAATTACCGCCAACTTAATTCGACTCGATCAAAAAAATAAGCAGTGA